One window of the Candidatus Jettenia sp. genome contains the following:
- a CDS encoding DUF883 C-terminal domain-containing protein produces the protein MPLKKEGLKNPGTRKRRESKMIRKSEKGDKHREQREKRRGEKAIAKQHIRKTGSTKGNKVKRKGAGVMSDQTEEGRQEDTDDLSKEKKGGSAKEPQGQGDASKINEALEFLNKEAKGKKEEINRLISEKYSAMKGVMIRATGTSEMMEKIKHDMSEAMAGGEEKLKEMTTDIDKKIHENPWLYIGIAVAGGFLLGYMIAGSKNQA, from the coding sequence ATGCCATTAAAGAAAGAAGGCTTAAAAAACCCAGGTACCAGAAAGCGGCGCGAGAGTAAAATGATAAGAAAAAGTGAAAAAGGAGATAAGCATAGAGAGCAACGAGAAAAAAGAAGAGGTGAGAAAGCCATAGCAAAACAACATATAAGAAAGACAGGAAGTACAAAGGGTAATAAAGTGAAGAGGAAAGGAGCTGGCGTTATGAGCGATCAGACTGAAGAGGGTCGGCAAGAGGATACAGACGATCTTAGTAAAGAGAAAAAGGGTGGTAGTGCGAAAGAGCCACAAGGACAAGGCGATGCATCAAAAATAAATGAAGCGCTTGAATTTCTCAATAAGGAAGCAAAGGGAAAGAAAGAGGAAATCAATCGATTAATTAGTGAGAAATATTCTGCTATGAAGGGCGTTATGATCAGGGCAACAGGTACAAGTGAAATGATGGAAAAAATAAAGCATGATATGAGCGAGGCTATGGCAGGCGGAGAAGAAAAATTGAAAGAAATGACAACGGATATTGACAAAAAAATTCATGAAAATCCATGGTTATATATAGGCATTGCCGTTGCCGGGGGTTTTTTGCTGGGATATATGATTGCCGGAAGCAAAAATCAGGCATAA
- a CDS encoding DUF883 domain-containing protein — protein MNEQTKETSKDKLNVDEALEFLNKEIKGKKDEINRLISEKYSNLKETMSQWYPSEETIGKVKHKVTETVASGQEKAREMATGVDTRVRENPWTSVGIAAAAGFLLGYVFESRKR, from the coding sequence ATGAATGAACAGACGAAAGAGACTTCGAAAGATAAGTTAAATGTTGATGAAGCGCTTGAATTCCTTAATAAGGAGATAAAAGGGAAAAAGGATGAGATTAACCGATTGATTAGTGAAAAGTATTCAAATCTTAAGGAGACTATGAGCCAATGGTACCCGAGCGAAGAGACAATAGGAAAAGTAAAACACAAAGTGACAGAGACTGTAGCTAGTGGACAAGAAAAGGCAAGGGAGATGGCAACAGGCGTCGATACAAGGGTTCGTGAAAATCCCTGGACATCGGTAGGTATTGCTGCTGCCGCCGGTTTCCTTTTAGGCTATGTTTTTGAAAGTCGCAAACGATAA
- a CDS encoding PAS domain S-box protein, with product MYISIKTRLILLLIVFTLLPFVLLKIIAYPRIQADLQEVLIRDLDGMGHKQAELVTNWMQERILNTRVIANNPLMAKSVKITKEDKDYHDIVQYLEVVKNEYGYKGILVSNDKGIVTIATSEEGLGNDVSQMDYFKEAVQGKTYVSSVVPSEIPLMNEYGEKELGLPNMLVSSPLKDREGNIIGIVALRIDVLKLSELMLSLNLGQTEETYLINKDGYMITESRFAGHLKEMGLVKKRCALELKLINQETGKLTEGAQQCISGNNGFDAKGYKDYSGVTVLGVWRWLPEFHWGVITEIDRDEGYGPAYNLNYIVSSVLLILAFPFVMVAYLVGKKLSVPILKLTEVTKKMASGDLAQRVDIQREDELGELASSFNVMAKSLDEKTKEIIISEKRYREIFNSIKEGVYQSEPGAEGVFTFINKAGAEILGYSTPEEVIGMRVKNIYVDTADRNRLCGKLEKDGVWREFVSLCKRKSGESFYAERTSSMLRDEKGNPAAIYGVFRDISERKKAEMEVIESEKRYRLLFDSLKEGVYQSEPEVDGVFTWINQAGAEILGYKSPEEVIGLKVKDVYVNPDDQKKVVEKLSKEGVWKGFASFCKRKNGERFHMERTSSVVMDEKGNPIRIDGIFRDITERKKLEQELQESERHHRQLLNSLKEGIYQCEPTEDGVFTWINQAGAEILGYASSEQAIGTKVKDIYANPDERKEIIKKLTREGILKSFTSLCRRQDGEYFFMERTSNLVVNEEGKLVRIDGIFRDISERKRLEEELLKSEIQHKQLLNSLKEGIYVCEPAEDGVFTWINQAGAEILGYNSPEEVIGIRVKDVYVNPNDRKELIKRLKEEGVWRDFVSYCKKKNGERFISETTCNLEYDESNKPIRIGGIFRDITER from the coding sequence ATGTATATATCGATTAAAACCCGGCTTATTCTTTTACTCATTGTGTTTACGCTACTTCCCTTTGTTTTGTTAAAGATTATTGCCTATCCACGGATACAGGCAGATCTCCAGGAGGTGCTGATACGAGACCTTGATGGTATGGGACACAAACAGGCAGAGTTAGTGACCAATTGGATGCAGGAAAGAATACTGAATACCCGTGTGATAGCAAATAATCCTTTGATGGCTAAAAGTGTAAAGATCACGAAAGAGGATAAGGACTATCATGATATCGTTCAGTACCTTGAGGTAGTAAAGAATGAGTATGGGTATAAGGGGATACTGGTAAGCAATGATAAAGGAATCGTGACCATTGCTACATCGGAAGAAGGGTTGGGAAATGATGTCTCACAGATGGATTATTTCAAGGAAGCGGTACAAGGAAAGACCTATGTATCGAGTGTAGTGCCATCTGAAATTCCCCTTATGAATGAGTATGGAGAAAAAGAACTTGGCCTGCCTAACATGCTTGTCTCATCACCACTGAAAGATAGGGAGGGAAATATCATTGGTATTGTTGCGCTAAGGATTGATGTGTTGAAACTGAGCGAATTAATGTTAAGCCTCAATTTAGGACAGACGGAGGAGACCTACCTTATTAATAAAGATGGATACATGATTACCGAATCAAGATTTGCAGGACACCTCAAAGAAATGGGGCTGGTAAAAAAGCGATGTGCCCTGGAATTGAAACTGATTAACCAGGAAACAGGAAAATTAACCGAAGGCGCACAACAGTGTATTTCAGGCAATAATGGCTTTGATGCAAAGGGCTATAAGGATTACAGCGGGGTAACCGTACTGGGGGTATGGCGCTGGTTACCAGAGTTTCATTGGGGTGTTATCACGGAAATCGATAGGGATGAAGGGTATGGGCCAGCCTATAATCTGAATTATATCGTAAGCTCCGTGCTCTTAATCCTTGCATTTCCCTTTGTTATGGTAGCATACCTTGTGGGGAAAAAACTTTCCGTGCCGATTCTTAAGTTAACCGAAGTGACCAAGAAAATGGCATCAGGAGATTTAGCACAACGGGTAGACATCCAGAGAGAAGATGAACTGGGTGAATTGGCAAGTTCATTCAATGTTATGGCAAAATCCCTTGATGAGAAGACAAAAGAGATCATCATTTCTGAGAAGAGATACCGGGAGATCTTTAATTCGATTAAAGAAGGGGTGTATCAGTCAGAGCCAGGAGCGGAAGGAGTCTTTACGTTTATCAACAAGGCAGGGGCAGAGATCTTGGGATACAGCACTCCGGAAGAGGTAATCGGAATGAGGGTAAAAAATATCTATGTAGATACGGCAGACCGGAATCGGTTGTGTGGAAAACTGGAGAAGGATGGGGTCTGGAGAGAGTTTGTATCGCTGTGTAAGAGGAAAAGCGGTGAGAGTTTCTATGCAGAGCGTACGAGCAGTATGCTGAGGGATGAGAAAGGCAACCCGGCAGCTATTTATGGGGTATTCCGTGATATTTCTGAGAGGAAGAAGGCAGAGATGGAGGTCATAGAGTCAGAGAAGAGATACCGGTTATTATTTGATTCACTGAAGGAAGGGGTATATCAATCCGAGCCGGAGGTGGATGGGGTATTTACCTGGATTAATCAGGCAGGGGCAGAGATCCTTGGCTATAAATCTCCGGAAGAAGTGATTGGACTTAAGGTAAAGGATGTTTATGTAAATCCGGATGACCAGAAAAAGGTGGTAGAAAAGCTCTCGAAAGAAGGGGTTTGGAAGGGATTTGCATCATTTTGCAAGAGGAAAAATGGTGAACGGTTCCATATGGAGAGGACATCGAGTGTGGTGATGGATGAGAAGGGAAATCCGATCCGGATAGACGGGATATTCAGGGATATAACAGAACGGAAGAAGCTGGAGCAGGAGTTACAGGAATCGGAGAGGCATCATCGTCAACTGCTGAATTCCTTAAAGGAAGGGATCTATCAGTGTGAACCTACAGAAGACGGGGTGTTTACCTGGATCAATCAGGCAGGAGCAGAAATATTGGGCTATGCATCCTCAGAGCAAGCGATAGGAACAAAGGTAAAGGATATATATGCGAATCCTGATGAACGGAAAGAAATCATCAAGAAGCTGACAAGGGAAGGAATACTAAAGAGTTTTACATCGTTATGCAGGAGGCAAGACGGGGAATACTTTTTCATGGAACGGACGTCAAATCTTGTTGTTAATGAGGAAGGAAAACTGGTCCGCATAGACGGAATATTCAGGGATATTAGTGAGCGAAAAAGACTAGAGGAAGAATTATTAAAATCTGAAATACAGCACAAGCAATTACTGAATTCCCTGAAAGAAGGGATATACGTGTGTGAGCCTGCAGAAGATGGAGTATTTACCTGGATCAACCAGGCAGGGGCAGAAATACTGGGTTATAATTCACCTGAAGAAGTTATTGGGATACGGGTAAAGGATGTTTATGTAAACCCCAATGATCGAAAGGAACTGATCAAGAGATTGAAAGAGGAAGGCGTATGGAGAGATTTTGTTTCCTATTGTAAGAAGAAAAATGGTGAGCGATTTATTTCTGAGACGACATGTAATCTTGAGTATGATGAAAGCAATAAGCCAATCAGAATTGGTGGTATATTCAGGGATATAACAGAAAGATAA
- a CDS encoding efflux RND transporter periplasmic adaptor subunit has product MKKTRTVKVRAEVDNRHEKLKPGMFARVTLQLSPKTDNNAPVIPEETVQTDGQKHFVFVSFDEGYFLRRDVTLGSRANGYVKVISGLNDNDRVVVKGGFLLKSEIMKERFGEGCAH; this is encoded by the coding sequence ATGAAAAAGACACGTACCGTGAAGGTTCGGGCTGAGGTAGACAATCGCCATGAGAAATTAAAGCCTGGCATGTTTGCCAGGGTAACGCTCCAACTTTCACCAAAAACAGATAATAATGCACCGGTAATACCAGAGGAAACTGTCCAGACAGACGGGCAAAAACACTTTGTCTTTGTGTCATTTGATGAGGGGTATTTTCTGAGAAGGGATGTAACCCTGGGATCCCGGGCAAATGGCTATGTGAAGGTTATCAGTGGTTTAAATGATAACGATCGTGTGGTTGTTAAAGGTGGTTTTCTTCTCAAATCTGAAATTATGAAGGAAAGGTTTGGGGAGGGGTGCGCGCACTAA
- a CDS encoding CsbD family protein — translation MNKDILQGKWKQLKGEIKQRWADLTDDDLVGIEGKSDKLAGILQEKYGYSRERAEGEVDQFLDLYADESKGKR, via the coding sequence ATGAATAAAGACATTTTACAGGGAAAATGGAAGCAATTAAAGGGTGAGATAAAACAACGCTGGGCAGATCTTACCGACGATGATCTCGTGGGGATTGAGGGAAAGAGTGATAAATTGGCAGGCATTTTACAAGAGAAATATGGTTACTCCAGGGAGCGGGCAGAAGGGGAAGTCGATCAGTTTCTCGACTTGTATGCTGATGAAAGCAAGGGAAAGAGATAA
- a CDS encoding CusA/CzcA family heavy metal efflux RND transporter produces MINRLIEYGLKQGFLVIVVICVIIGLGLYYIVHLPIDAVPDVTTNQVQINTEVPGLGPVEAEKLITFPIEFSMSSLPGVVEVRSLSKTGLSQVTVIFADYVNIYFARQLVLERLQTAKDQLPQVFMAQPVMGPISTGLGEIYQYVITGKGKDAMELRTIQDWIIRPRLLTTPGVIEVNSFGGFVKQYQVLVDPQKLITYDITLRQVFDALAANNANAGGQYIEHASEQYLIRGIGLIDTMQDIENIIVHATEEGTPIYIRNVADVVLGPEVRYGAVTKDGKGEVVTGIAMMLKGENSRTVVERVKQKVEEIRQNLPEGVDIIPFYDRADLVSNVIHTVITNVISGILLIIIVLTLTVGNWRVSLLVAFSVPLTIFLTFSGMYYAGIAATVMSVGSLGFGNITDGSVCTVENILQRLTLRKSDKSYKETIRHAAQEVGRPIFFAVSIIIIIYLPLLTLRGVEGKMFKPVAITVSLAMLSSLFVALAIMPTLCSLSFRKGIKTRAHTEETDNRVMRFLKNCYRPLLQKVVSHPRLTLSIAASCFLASLALVPFLGSEFMPELDEGAIAINVVRLPSVSLKESVDLSALIEKALMKYPEVETVVSKTGRPEIATDPMGQEISDVFVMLKPKRAWQTARTKEGLIARMEEDLEKIPGMRYSFSQPIKLRVSELIAGVRSDIAIKLFGEDFEVLKSKAEEIERVVTSIRGAEDVKAEQVAGLPVIQIKINRSAIARYGINVSDIQDVITTAIGGKAASQVLEGQMRFDLVVRFTEEARNNIEEIKNILISTPGGVRVPLIQLADISLEEGPAQVSRENGHRRIVVECNVRDRDIGSFVSEAQKKIQERVDIPSGYYLDWGGQFENMQQARNRLAIVIPISMGLIFILLYMSFRSFKNAALIYINVPFAATGGIVALFLRNMPLSVSAGVGFISLFGLCVLNGTVMVSCINEFLQKGKETRDTIVEAATTRLRPVVITVITDIIGLLPMTMSTDVGAEVQKPLATVIVGGVCFSSFLTLFVIPSLYQWFPKRIESA; encoded by the coding sequence ATGATCAACAGACTTATCGAATATGGATTAAAGCAGGGATTCCTTGTTATTGTCGTAATATGTGTCATTATAGGACTCGGTTTATACTACATTGTCCATTTGCCGATTGATGCCGTTCCTGACGTTACCACAAATCAGGTACAGATTAATACTGAGGTACCGGGGCTCGGTCCCGTTGAAGCGGAAAAGCTTATTACGTTTCCTATTGAATTTTCCATGAGCAGTTTACCAGGCGTTGTGGAAGTACGCTCCCTTTCAAAGACAGGGCTTTCTCAAGTCACGGTAATATTTGCTGACTATGTAAACATCTATTTTGCCCGCCAATTAGTTTTGGAACGTTTACAAACGGCAAAAGACCAGCTCCCGCAAGTTTTCATGGCTCAGCCTGTTATGGGGCCAATTAGCACAGGTCTTGGAGAGATCTATCAGTACGTGATTACTGGTAAGGGCAAAGATGCTATGGAACTCAGGACCATCCAGGACTGGATTATCAGACCCAGGCTGCTCACCACACCAGGGGTTATTGAGGTCAATAGTTTTGGTGGTTTTGTAAAGCAGTACCAGGTGCTGGTAGATCCCCAAAAGCTTATCACCTATGATATCACCCTCCGTCAGGTCTTTGATGCCCTGGCTGCCAATAATGCAAATGCCGGCGGGCAATACATAGAACATGCCTCGGAACAGTATCTCATAAGGGGAATAGGTCTTATTGATACCATGCAGGATATTGAAAATATCATCGTTCATGCGACGGAAGAGGGCACTCCCATTTACATAAGAAATGTAGCAGATGTGGTATTAGGTCCTGAGGTGCGCTATGGAGCAGTTACCAAAGATGGTAAGGGAGAGGTCGTTACGGGAATTGCCATGATGCTCAAGGGTGAGAATAGCCGTACTGTGGTGGAAAGGGTAAAACAAAAGGTTGAAGAGATCAGGCAAAACCTGCCGGAAGGTGTTGATATCATACCATTTTATGATCGGGCTGACCTTGTCAGCAATGTTATTCATACGGTCATTACCAACGTCATTTCTGGTATCCTCCTGATTATTATTGTTCTTACCCTGACGGTAGGAAACTGGCGGGTATCACTTCTTGTGGCTTTCTCCGTACCTTTAACGATCTTTTTAACATTCTCAGGCATGTATTACGCAGGGATTGCTGCTACAGTAATGAGCGTTGGCTCTCTGGGATTTGGCAATATTACCGATGGTTCAGTGTGTACTGTGGAAAATATCCTCCAACGCCTTACCCTCAGAAAAAGTGATAAGAGTTACAAGGAAACGATACGACATGCAGCCCAGGAGGTGGGACGTCCTATCTTCTTTGCCGTGAGCATTATCATTATTATTTATTTGCCCCTCTTGACCCTCCGGGGTGTTGAAGGCAAGATGTTTAAGCCCGTGGCCATTACCGTAAGTCTTGCTATGCTCAGTTCCCTTTTTGTTGCCCTTGCCATCATGCCTACCCTGTGCTCGCTTAGCTTCCGAAAGGGGATAAAGACAAGGGCGCACACGGAGGAAACGGATAATCGCGTAATGCGGTTCTTAAAGAATTGTTACAGGCCGCTATTACAGAAGGTTGTATCTCATCCCAGGTTAACCTTAAGTATTGCGGCCTCATGTTTCCTTGCAAGTCTTGCTCTTGTTCCCTTTTTGGGTTCAGAGTTTATGCCCGAATTGGATGAAGGCGCTATTGCAATCAACGTGGTACGCCTGCCCAGTGTTTCTTTAAAGGAATCAGTAGATCTCTCTGCCCTTATAGAAAAGGCCCTTATGAAGTATCCGGAGGTAGAGACGGTTGTATCCAAGACAGGGCGGCCAGAAATTGCCACAGATCCTATGGGGCAGGAAATCAGTGATGTTTTTGTGATGCTCAAACCGAAAAGAGCGTGGCAGACGGCAAGGACCAAAGAAGGCCTCATTGCCCGTATGGAAGAGGATTTGGAAAAGATACCAGGCATGCGATACAGTTTTTCACAACCCATTAAATTACGGGTTAGCGAGTTGATAGCCGGCGTTCGTTCTGATATTGCCATTAAGCTTTTTGGTGAGGATTTTGAAGTGTTGAAGTCAAAAGCTGAGGAGATTGAACGGGTTGTTACTTCTATCCGGGGAGCTGAAGATGTGAAGGCAGAACAGGTGGCGGGATTACCGGTGATACAAATAAAGATTAACAGAAGCGCAATTGCCCGTTACGGGATTAACGTATCGGATATACAGGATGTTATTACAACAGCCATTGGTGGTAAGGCTGCATCGCAGGTACTGGAGGGTCAGATGCGATTTGACCTTGTAGTTCGTTTTACTGAGGAGGCAAGGAACAATATAGAGGAGATCAAAAATATTCTGATTAGTACCCCAGGCGGTGTGCGTGTGCCACTCATTCAACTGGCTGATATCTCTCTTGAGGAGGGACCGGCGCAGGTCAGCCGTGAGAACGGGCATCGCCGTATCGTGGTCGAGTGTAATGTGCGGGATAGGGATATCGGCAGCTTTGTATCAGAGGCACAGAAGAAGATACAGGAGAGGGTAGATATCCCGTCCGGGTATTACCTCGATTGGGGTGGTCAGTTCGAGAATATGCAGCAGGCACGGAATCGCCTCGCAATCGTTATCCCCATTTCCATGGGATTGATTTTCATACTCCTTTATATGAGTTTCCGTTCTTTTAAAAATGCTGCCCTTATCTATATAAACGTTCCTTTTGCAGCAACAGGCGGGATTGTGGCACTGTTCTTAAGGAATATGCCTTTAAGCGTTTCTGCGGGGGTGGGATTTATTTCTCTCTTCGGGCTCTGCGTATTAAACGGCACGGTCATGGTATCGTGTATTAATGAATTTTTGCAAAAAGGAAAAGAGACGAGAGATACCATCGTAGAGGCTGCTACAACACGACTGAGACCTGTCGTGATAACTGTTATAACAGACATTATTGGATTATTACCGATGACCATGTCCACTGATGTAGGGGCTGAGGTACAGAAGCCCCTGGCAACCGTGATCGTTGGCGGAGTATGTTTCTCAAGCTTTTTAACCCTTTTTGTGATCCCTTCCCTCTATCAATGGTTTCCGAAAAGGATTGAGTCTGCATAA
- a CDS encoding DUF883 domain-containing protein, giving the protein MGSQTKGGQKSGVNVLNNPAEAIGTKEAKEQRGPEKITEVIDLLNEAVQEKKEEFNRLITEKYSHIKDMVSGVTGENKITEKIIHNVSEALLGGEEKLKGMTADIDKKVRENPWLYLGLAAAGFFLWGYMTHGSKSSEEK; this is encoded by the coding sequence ATGGGTAGCCAGACAAAAGGAGGCCAGAAGTCGGGTGTAAATGTCCTCAACAATCCAGCAGAAGCTATTGGCACAAAAGAAGCAAAAGAGCAAAGGGGCCCTGAGAAAATTACCGAAGTAATTGATTTACTGAACGAGGCAGTACAAGAAAAAAAAGAAGAATTTAATCGGTTAATTACTGAAAAATATTCTCATATCAAAGATATGGTGAGTGGAGTGACAGGCGAAAATAAGATAACGGAGAAAATAATCCATAATGTAAGCGAGGCCCTGTTAGGCGGGGAAGAAAAGTTAAAAGGAATGACGGCAGACATCGATAAAAAAGTTCGTGAGAATCCATGGTTATATTTAGGCCTTGCTGCAGCAGGTTTCTTCCTGTGGGGCTATATGACACACGGTTCTAAATCTTCGGAAGAGAAATAA
- a CDS encoding efflux RND transporter periplasmic adaptor subunit, protein MTYLPTFKIRTITWVIIFFLLTGVLPLANIFAHQGCQDTHKDEICPEHGVPERECSLCNPSMKGNTYEELLKKQCEHNISIIECDGCRYEVGAVKVDASILGEVITIKEVESLDINASLIATGEVRPNRDRFVIVSPRIPGVVKKMFVDWGDYVKKGQKLALLDSIELGEARANYTKAMAMLRLAKKNYSREKSLYDQNISSKKHFLEAESAYEQAQIELKALKEKLLLIGQQESDIRNITEDSVSPLFILTAPFDGTVIEKNVAIGELKDAFTSIITLTDLTHLWVWFDVYEKDIQKVKIGNNVMISVASYPGEQFEGIVTYIGAVVDEKDTYREGSG, encoded by the coding sequence ATGACATATTTACCTACATTTAAAATACGAACGATTACATGGGTAATTATTTTTTTCCTCCTTACAGGTGTCCTTCCCCTTGCGAACATCTTTGCACATCAGGGTTGTCAGGATACGCATAAAGACGAAATATGCCCTGAACATGGTGTTCCGGAAAGGGAATGTTCTTTGTGTAACCCTAGTATGAAAGGTAACACGTATGAGGAACTGTTAAAAAAACAATGTGAACATAATATCTCCATTATCGAGTGTGACGGATGTCGCTATGAGGTCGGAGCTGTTAAGGTTGATGCATCGATACTAGGAGAGGTTATTACCATAAAAGAAGTTGAGTCGTTAGATATCAACGCCTCTCTCATTGCAACCGGTGAGGTACGGCCAAACAGGGACCGTTTTGTTATCGTTTCTCCCAGGATACCCGGAGTCGTTAAGAAGATGTTTGTGGACTGGGGAGATTATGTGAAGAAGGGACAGAAACTGGCCCTGTTGGACAGTATAGAGCTTGGAGAGGCAAGGGCTAATTACACAAAAGCGATGGCGATGCTGAGATTGGCAAAGAAGAATTATTCGAGGGAAAAATCTCTCTATGATCAAAATATTTCTTCAAAAAAACATTTTCTGGAGGCCGAAAGCGCTTACGAGCAGGCACAGATAGAGTTAAAAGCGCTGAAAGAAAAGTTACTACTCATAGGCCAGCAGGAAAGTGATATCCGGAACATAACAGAAGATTCTGTTTCTCCGCTCTTTATCCTCACAGCTCCTTTTGACGGTACGGTAATTGAAAAAAATGTTGCCATTGGTGAACTGAAGGACGCCTTTACTTCTATTATTACTCTCACAGATCTTACTCATTTATGGGTATGGTTTGATGTTTATGAGAAAGATATTCAAAAGGTTAAGATAGGAAATAACGTAATGATATCGGTAGCCTCCTATCCAGGAGAACAATTTGAGGGTATTGTTACGTATATAGGAGCTGTGGTTGATGAAAAAGACACGTACCGTGAAGGTTCGGGCTGA
- a CDS encoding TolC family protein encodes MDIYFHYQPIFQKNKTVICIAGMFLFICLPCFWSTALGGDPPNKIEDKNSKPVNRKISLGEAIAIAIEKNPQLQSARDQVDAATGALRQSKLYPNPVLDLLAEEIPTNEIGLNQSQNLVAITQPIITGGKRRLGIQVSEQLKERDTFERDTVLLQVMADTKKAFYRAIADQEGLSIAKETEKIAKQIYESEKVRFEAGEVPATNVLRGEVELSKARNLVFIAEGNLQNSIKELLTVMGIPEETLAGASGRLSTKPAELSLQDLESRMRNNQPFLKASKKNMEIAETQLTLEKRQIIPDILVSAGYKRLSREELDTVQLGIEIPVPLFNRNQGNIQRGKALSKKAKHDNQSVYHDLLSQLKRNFNSYNVEKRRVLEYRDNILPKAEESLMLITRGYKEGEFDYMDLLDAQRTWADTRISYIESLKNLNLLIADIERLAVTKIGKQ; translated from the coding sequence ATGGATATCTATTTTCATTATCAGCCCATTTTTCAAAAAAACAAGACTGTAATTTGTATTGCGGGGATGTTCCTCTTTATCTGCCTACCCTGCTTTTGGTCAACAGCCCTTGGAGGCGATCCCCCGAATAAAATTGAGGATAAGAATTCTAAACCAGTAAACAGAAAAATTTCACTCGGGGAGGCTATTGCCATTGCTATTGAAAAAAATCCACAATTGCAATCGGCAAGAGATCAGGTTGATGCTGCAACAGGTGCTTTACGGCAGTCAAAATTGTATCCGAATCCTGTCCTCGATCTTTTGGCTGAAGAAATCCCTACAAATGAAATTGGGCTAAATCAAAGTCAAAACCTTGTTGCTATAACCCAGCCAATTATTACCGGTGGTAAGAGAAGACTTGGAATACAGGTGAGTGAGCAGTTAAAAGAAAGAGATACCTTTGAGCGGGATACTGTTTTGTTACAAGTCATGGCTGATACAAAGAAGGCATTTTACAGGGCTATTGCAGATCAGGAAGGACTTTCCATAGCAAAGGAAACGGAAAAAATTGCAAAACAAATTTACGAGAGTGAGAAAGTAAGGTTTGAAGCAGGCGAGGTTCCCGCAACGAATGTCCTCAGGGGGGAAGTAGAATTATCAAAAGCACGGAACCTTGTTTTTATAGCAGAGGGAAATCTGCAAAATTCAATAAAGGAATTACTGACAGTAATGGGTATTCCGGAGGAAACCCTTGCCGGTGCGTCGGGAAGGCTTTCTACAAAACCTGCAGAGTTGTCCCTTCAGGATCTTGAGTCCAGGATGAGGAATAATCAACCATTCCTTAAGGCATCAAAGAAGAATATGGAAATAGCGGAAACTCAGCTTACGTTAGAGAAGCGGCAAATTATACCTGATATTCTTGTATCCGCTGGTTATAAGCGGCTTAGTCGTGAAGAACTGGATACCGTCCAGCTCGGTATTGAGATACCCGTTCCACTTTTTAATCGTAATCAGGGCAACATACAGAGGGGCAAGGCTCTCTCAAAAAAGGCTAAACATGATAATCAATCCGTTTACCATGACTTGCTCTCTCAGCTAAAAAGGAATTTTAACTCATACAATGTAGAGAAGAGACGTGTTCTTGAATACAGAGATAACATCCTGCCCAAGGCAGAAGAGTCACTTATGTTAATTACAAGGGGATATAAAGAGGGTGAATTTGACTATATGGATCTTCTGGATGCCCAAAGAACCTGGGCTGATACGAGGATTTCATACATAGAATCCTTAAAAAATTTAAATCTGTTAATTGCAGACATTGAAAGGCTGGCAGTGACTAAAATAGGGAAACAATAA
- a CDS encoding YnfA family protein, whose translation MEKITIVKSLLFFIIAGFCEIGGGYLVWLWLREGKNIWYGLFGAIVLVIYGIIPTFQPASFGRVYAAYGGVFIVLSIFWGWKVDKISPDTFDLIGGLIALIGVCIIMYWPRG comes from the coding sequence ATGGAAAAAATTACTATTGTTAAATCACTTCTCTTTTTTATCATTGCAGGATTTTGCGAAATAGGTGGAGGATATTTGGTATGGCTTTGGCTGAGGGAAGGGAAGAACATTTGGTATGGCTTATTTGGAGCAATCGTGTTAGTTATTTATGGAATTATTCCAACCTTTCAACCTGCAAGCTTTGGGCGGGTTTATGCTGCTTATGGTGGTGTATTTATAGTTCTCTCTATTTTCTGGGGATGGAAGGTTGATAAGATATCCCCCGATACATTCGACCTGATAGGTGGTCTTATTGCCCTCATCGGTGTATGTATCATCATGTATTGGCCAAGAGGATAA